CAGCTAGGATTAAATCATAAGGGCTAACATCGTATTTTTTAACAAATTTTGGCTGATGGGTTAGTAAGATATTAAACTTATCTAATTTAGGCTTTAATTTGCTAATATCAGGCTCAAAAGTCTTAAGCTTTAGCCCCATCAAATCATTTACACCTGATATTATAAAATCATCAAATTCTATGCTTTTATTATCTAAAAAATGCAATTTATATTTTTTTAATTCCTTAGCGATACTGCCTACTCCGTGATAATATTCGTGATTTCCTAAGACATAAAATGTGCCATAGGTTGATTTTAGTTCATTTAGATAATTAAGGTTTTTGACATTATTAATACCTGTATCTACTAAATCTCCTACGATTACTACTAAATCAGGATTTAAAGAATTAATTTTATTAATTATATTTATAAAAAACTCATCATTTAAATTCTTTTTTAGATGAATATCAGCTATCATTGCGATTTTTAAATCTTTTTTTAGTTTATCTTCGTTTAGATTTATTTCTTTTATTTTAGGGACTTTTATTGCGTTTTTTGATACCTTATAAAAAAATACAAAAGCTATGAAAATAAATATATACTCATAATTTAAAATATTTATATCTTTTAAATAATAAATAAGTA
This is a stretch of genomic DNA from Campylobacter sp. RM12651. It encodes these proteins:
- a CDS encoding metallophosphoesterase, producing the protein MAILLGILYFLLVFFANANMLLRTIKNNTFNKFRKIIVAFYSIIFAFELSLITQENLIKELLYYSFIILIASTIVFFMIMSFYYIKTKIVYEEYFAKAIDIWEIFNFFPIFFILIYYLKDINILNYEYIFIFIAFVFFYKVSKNAIKVPKIKEINLNEDKLKKDLKIAMIADIHLKKNLNDEFFINIINKINSLNPDLVVIVGDLVDTGINNVKNLNYLNELKSTYGTFYVLGNHEYYHGVGSIAKELKKYKLHFLDNKSIEFDDFIISGVNDLMGLKLKTFEPDISKLKPKLDKFNILLTHQPKFVKKYDVSPYDLILAGHTHAGQIFPFSLAVKLEQGYLKGLYNVKNSKMYVTSGAGFWGIVARFNASSEIVLINVKSK